In one Achromobacter spanius genomic region, the following are encoded:
- a CDS encoding LysR family transcriptional regulator, whose protein sequence is MSTAIPSSPSSAATLLNRLLARTRLRHLQLIVLVAELGSVQHAAAQIGLSQSAATKMVLEVERVLEARLFERHARGMRPTFACRDLLPLLRNVMNSLTGCAESLAAAGAGFDGTVRVGAITAGVTGVINPALPAFFASQPQVRLELFEDALPVLLGRYADGELDFLVTREPAQLAPDSQFQALLADVCVVASGPGHPLVGRRNLQAADLLRFPWASPPLDSQTYRAFEALFAACGELPAQQPLSTRSFATMVHYLGASQALMMGPLSFVREGLDAGTLVRLDCTLAESLPPLGLVSRVEPRNRSVAAFQAHLLDAQAVA, encoded by the coding sequence ATGTCCACCGCCATCCCAAGCAGCCCCTCGTCGGCCGCAACCCTGTTGAACCGCCTGCTCGCGCGCACGCGCTTGCGGCATTTGCAGTTGATCGTGCTGGTGGCGGAACTGGGTAGCGTGCAGCACGCGGCGGCGCAGATCGGCCTGAGCCAGTCGGCCGCCACCAAAATGGTGCTGGAGGTAGAGCGCGTGCTTGAAGCCCGCTTGTTCGAACGGCATGCGCGCGGCATGCGGCCCACCTTTGCCTGCCGGGATTTGCTGCCCTTGCTGCGCAACGTCATGAACAGCCTGACGGGCTGCGCCGAATCATTGGCGGCGGCGGGGGCGGGCTTTGACGGTACGGTGCGCGTGGGCGCAATCACCGCCGGCGTCACGGGCGTGATCAACCCGGCGCTGCCGGCGTTCTTTGCCAGCCAGCCGCAGGTGCGGTTGGAATTGTTTGAAGATGCGCTGCCCGTGCTGCTGGGGCGCTATGCGGACGGCGAGCTGGACTTCCTGGTCACGCGCGAACCCGCGCAACTGGCGCCGGATTCTCAGTTCCAGGCCTTGCTGGCCGACGTCTGCGTGGTGGCTTCAGGCCCCGGGCATCCGCTGGTAGGGCGCCGCAATCTGCAAGCCGCCGACCTGCTGCGCTTTCCCTGGGCCAGTCCGCCGCTGGACAGCCAGACCTATCGCGCGTTCGAAGCCTTGTTTGCCGCATGCGGCGAACTGCCCGCCCAGCAGCCGCTTAGTACGCGGTCATTTGCAACCATGGTGCATTACCTGGGCGCCAGCCAGGCCTTGATGATGGGCCCCTTGAGTTTCGTGCGCGAAGGGCTGGACGCCGGCACACTGGTGCGGCTGGACTGCACGCTTGCCGAATCGCTGCCGCCCTTGGGGTTGGTCAGCCGTGTTGAACCCCGTAACCGCAGCGTGGCGGCCTTTCAGGCGCACCTGCTGGATGCGCAGGCGGTAGCCTGA
- a CDS encoding GNAT family N-acetyltransferase → MQPLIFEGLVIREFLDDDAEAFANAARESVDTVGRWMPWCTSTFSEQNALDWFELCRSGRSSQAGYEFGVFAQASGKLMGGVGLNSINHQHLFCNLGYWVRQSAQRRGVALRTVQAMLPYAFNTLGMQRVEIVIAEGNTASEALARKIGAQFEGKARNRLQLHGRPVSAAMFSLVP, encoded by the coding sequence ATGCAGCCCCTCATTTTCGAAGGCCTGGTTATCCGAGAGTTCCTTGATGACGACGCCGAAGCGTTCGCGAACGCCGCGCGCGAATCCGTCGATACCGTAGGCAGGTGGATGCCGTGGTGTACGTCTACGTTTTCCGAGCAGAATGCGCTGGACTGGTTTGAGCTGTGCCGTAGCGGCCGCAGTTCCCAGGCTGGCTACGAATTCGGCGTGTTCGCCCAAGCGTCAGGCAAGCTGATGGGCGGCGTGGGCCTGAATTCGATCAATCATCAACATCTGTTTTGCAATCTTGGCTACTGGGTACGACAGTCCGCGCAACGACGCGGGGTGGCGTTGCGCACGGTGCAGGCGATGCTGCCCTATGCCTTCAACACCTTGGGCATGCAACGCGTTGAGATCGTCATTGCCGAAGGCAACACGGCAAGCGAGGCGCTGGCTAGGAAAATCGGCGCGCAATTTGAAGGCAAGGCCAGGAACCGGCTCCAGTTGCATGGGCGGCCGGTGTCGGCGGCAATGTTCTCGCTTGTGCCCTAG
- a CDS encoding Bug family tripartite tricarboxylate transporter substrate binding protein has translation MLHFLRRARTRAVLSAALVLGTTTAPVQAQTWPDRPVTIVIPFPAGGSIDAVMRAISPQLSERLGQTVVIENVGGASGAIGAGRVAQAKADGTTLLAGSINDVVLQPMLNPNLRYGTDNFEPVSLVFTSPLILVARKDLPQSNIDDVVQALRTNPESLSYGSPGQGTFQQVVVEDLQRRTDTKMLHVPYKGAAPLVNDLLGGQIDMAVMAPPTALPHLQQGRIKSLGVISRERLAAYPDLATINESKSVQGMEMVGWVGVLAPKGVPPERLQRVREALAAVLDKPEVRERVLSMGMVSATAYDKASFDARIRDDLTALRALNLPTQP, from the coding sequence ATGCTGCATTTCCTTCGTCGTGCGCGCACGCGCGCGGTGCTGTCCGCCGCGCTGGTATTGGGTACTACGACCGCGCCCGTTCAGGCGCAAACCTGGCCCGACAGGCCGGTGACCATCGTCATCCCCTTCCCGGCGGGCGGGTCGATCGACGCCGTGATGCGGGCAATTTCGCCGCAACTGAGCGAACGGCTGGGCCAGACGGTCGTCATCGAGAACGTGGGCGGCGCCAGCGGTGCAATCGGGGCTGGCCGCGTGGCGCAGGCCAAGGCGGACGGCACGACGCTGCTGGCCGGCAGCATCAACGACGTGGTTTTGCAGCCGATGCTGAACCCCAACCTGCGTTACGGCACCGACAATTTCGAACCGGTTTCCCTGGTGTTCACCTCGCCGCTGATTCTGGTGGCGCGCAAGGACTTGCCGCAATCGAATATCGATGACGTGGTGCAGGCGCTGCGCACCAACCCCGAAAGCCTGAGCTACGGCAGCCCGGGCCAAGGCACGTTCCAGCAGGTGGTGGTCGAAGACCTGCAACGGCGCACTGACACGAAAATGCTGCACGTGCCCTACAAGGGCGCGGCGCCGCTGGTCAACGACCTGCTGGGCGGCCAGATCGACATGGCGGTGATGGCCCCGCCCACCGCGCTGCCGCACTTGCAGCAAGGCCGCATCAAGTCCTTGGGCGTCATCAGCCGTGAGCGTCTGGCGGCCTACCCCGACCTGGCCACCATCAATGAAAGCAAAAGCGTGCAAGGCATGGAGATGGTGGGTTGGGTGGGCGTGCTGGCGCCCAAGGGCGTGCCGCCCGAGCGCCTGCAACGGGTGCGCGAGGCGCTGGCCGCCGTGCTGGACAAGCCCGAGGTGCGCGAGCGCGTGCTGTCCATGGGCATGGTGTCGGCAACCGCCTACGACAAGGCCAGCTTCGACGCCCGCATCCGTGACGACCTTACCGCCCTGCGCGCCTTGAACCTGCCGACGCAGCCCTGA